The DNA segment CCCCCTCATCGCCGAGGCAGCGTCTCACCTAGGGTATGAGAAGGCAGTGGTTGTCCACGGATCTCCAGGCATAGACGAGTTCAGCGTCTTCGGGGATACGCTAGTCTATGAAGTTGGAAGAGGTACGGAATCGTACCACGTATCGCCCGAGGACCTGGGACTCCGGAAACACCGGTTGTCAGACGTTAGAGTCTCAAGCGTTGAGGAGAGCGCCGCAAGGATAGTTAGGGTTCTCGAGGGGAGGGGGAGACCTGCCGATAGGGACTTTATACTCGCAAACGCTGCCGCAGCACTCTACGCTTACGGCATGGCAAGGGATCTCAAGGATGGAGTGGAGATTTCCCTCCAGGCTATAGAGGGCGGAGCGGCCAGGAGGCATCTAGACAATATAATAGAGGCTAACAAGCTTTGCACGGGTGAGGCGAGTGCCTAGCCCCCTCCTACATTGGGACGGCTGCGTTAAAGAGTCGATCCATAGCATCCCCAGCCCCCGGGGACTCGCCGCCGCGGCAATATTGTCGGGGGAGGAGTATGTAGCTCTGTTAGAGAGCGGGGGAGGCCTGCAAAACAGGTCTAGGTTCACCTTCCTAGCCCTCGGTGCCAGGGACGCCTTCAGGCAGGAGGGCATCCCAGGCGTCTATAGGAATCTCGGTAGGTTTCTAGAGGATAGGCGCTGCGACACAATACCCTGCAGAGATATGGCAGTATTCACCCTCAGCTACGATTCTGTCGGAGACAAGGAGGATTGGCTGGCGCCACGGCTGGGCGGTCACCACTGGCCCATAGCCCTGGCTTTCGAGCCTGAGAAGCTCATGATTTATGACCACGCTGCGGAACGGGTCATATCCTGCCCTAGATCGCCCACACTCTCACCAGCGAGAGGCCAAGGCGGTTTTAGGGTGGAGGGGAAGATCTACTCCACCACGAGGGAGGTCTTCGAGGATCGCGTGACGAAGGCCATCGGCGAGATAGAGAGGGGGGAGGCTTTCCAGATAGTTCTCTCCAGGGTTGAGAGGCTGTACTATAAGGGGAGCCTCTTCACGGCATACCTAAGGCTGGCAGGCGTGAATCCCAGCCCCTACATGTATTATATGAAGGCTGAGGACCTTGAGATATTCGGCACAAGCCCGGAGCTCCTCATCAAGCTAGATAAGGGAAGGCTTGAGACACACCCCATAGCCGGTACAAGGCCTAGGGCCAGGGGCTCGTCGGACGTGTGCCTCGAGGAAGAGCTGTTGGGGGACGAGAAGGAGGTTGCAGAGCATATAATGCTGGTCGACCTCGCTAGAAACGATCTCGCATCAATAGCAGAACCCGGCACAGTGGAGGTCACAAGCTTCATGGACATTGAGAAGTACAGCCATGTAATGCACATAGTGTCAAGGGTCGAGGCTAAGGCCAGAGCAGGCTTAGCCTTCTACGAAGCCGTCTCCCATACACTACCCGCCGGCACGGTGAGCGGGGCCCCAAAGCCGAGAGCCATGGAGATAATATCCAGGCTGGAGCCAGAGCCCCGCGGCCCCTATGCAGGGGCCGTCGGCATAGGGGGCTCCAACGCGGGGGAGGCAGCCATAATCATTAGGAGTGGATGGACTGTTGGAGAAGGAGTTCTCGAGATTAGGGCTGGCGCCGGGATTGTATACGACTCCAAGCCTTCGAGAGAGTTCATGGAGACAGAGTACAAGCTCGCAGCGCTGAGAAGGATACTGAAGAACGGTTCGAACCAGGGGTAGCCCTCCGTGCTTGCTTTGGTTTTAGACAACTACGATAGCTTCGTTTACAACATAGTAGATTATCTAGCGAGGCTTGGCATAAAAAGCATAGTGGTTAGAAACGATGAGATAAAACCGAGGGCAGTGGAGAGGATAAGGCCTGACATGATAATAATATCGCCCGGCCCAGGAAACCCCCTCAACAGGCGTGACATAGGAGTCTCGGGAGAGGTTGTAAGAATCTATGGGCCCAAGACGCCGGTGCTAGGTGTTTGCCTCGGCCACCAAGTGATAGGGTTGGTGTTTGGAGCAAAGATAAGGAGGGCAAGGACTATAAGACATGGCAAGCTATCGCCAGTGGAACACTATTCCGGCAACCTCTATAGAGGTATACCGAGGGTCTTCAGAGCCATGAGGTACCACAGCCTGGTGATCGACGAGGTTCCCAGCGAGGCCCTGGAGGTCAACGCGGGTAGCCTTGATGATAGGAAGATCATGGGAGTGAGGCATGTGGAGCACCCCATACACGGCGTTCAATTCCACCCTGAAAGCATTGGAACCGGATATGGCCTAGACATCCTGAGGAACTTTGTGGACAACCCGTACTAGTTTTCCCGCCTCACATATTGAGTTAAAGCAGCACGTATAGCAAGTAGGAGCAAATTCTGTATATAGCTCTATATAGAATTTTGGATGGTCTATGCGTTATTTATGGGGAGAATATAGCCACTATAAAGAACCAATTACAACCGGAGGAGCGGAGATGGATAAGAGGATCGTCATTCCAGCCGTCCTCATTATAATTATAATAGCCATAACCGGATTCGGCTTCGCCTCCGGATTGTTCAGCAGCCAGGGCGGTGAGAGCGGCGGGCCGGCTGGAGGGTCGAAGGTTGTTCTCCAGGGTGAAGGCTCCACGTTCATCTACCCCCAGATACAGGCTTGGAGCGAGGAGATAAGGAAGACGTACCCGTGGATGACGATAAACTACAACCCGACAGGCAGTGGAGCCGGCCAGAGCGCTTTCATAAAAGGTGTTGTCGACTTCGCAGGAAGCGACACGCCCCTCCCTTTAGAGGTGTGGGCTTCGCTGGAGGGCAACGTTATACAAATGCCAGTTATAATCGGAATGCTAGCTATAGTCTACAATATACCCGGGCTAGAGGACCTCAAGCTCAACGCCGAAGTCATAGCCTTAATATACAAGGGTGAGATAGAATTCTGGGACGACCCCCGGATAGCCTCTTTAAACCCGGGTGCCAGCCTCCCCCACGAGAAGATAGTTGCAGTCCACAGGAGCGACTCTAGCGGTACAACCCACGTCTTCACAATATTCCTCCACAAGGCTGCCCCGAACGTCTGGACCGCGGACCTCGTGGGTAAGGCTATAAACTGGCCCGTAGACGGTACTGGAAGAGGTGTTGGAGGCAAGGGCAACCAGGGCGTCATGGAGGTTGTCAAGAATACTCCCTACAGCATCGGATATGTAGAGTACGCCTACGTCGCGAAGGCCGGAGGGGGTGTACAGGTCGCCATGATAGAGAACCGTGAGGGAGTCTTCCTGAAACCCACGCCGGAGGGTGCCCAGGCGGCGGCCTCAGGCGCGGCTTCAACGCTACCCGGCTCTCCGGACGCCGACTGGAGCGAAGGCTTCGACTCTATAATATACGCTCCCGGGGAGAACAGCTACCCTATAACATCCTGGTCCTTCCTCCTATTCTATAAGCAGTACGACGACAAGGAGAAAGCGGAGGCTATCAAGAAGCTGATAGAATGGATAAACACTGAAGGCCAGGAGAAGGTTGTTGAGGGTTACATACCAATACCCAACGAGATTAGACAGATAAACATGAAGGCTGTAGACATGATATACTACAGGGGCTAGCGGGGCCCCAGCCTTGGCCAGCATCTTATCCCGCGACAGGCCATTCTTCACCCTACTCTTCATAGCCTCCAGCATATCAGCCTCAATACTGGTTATCCTCTTTATAGTGTTAGCATACTACTCAATACCAGCCTTCCAGCAGTACGGCTTTGGAGTCTACATCCGCTCGGCGTGGAAATCTCTCGAGACAGGCCCCGGGGACTACGGCCTGCTGGTCCCAATAGCCGGGACCCTGGTCTCCGCCTCTCTCGCAGTAGCTATCGGGCTTCCGGCTTCTCTCTCAGCAGTGATTTTCGCGGAGGAGATAATACCCCCCTCCATGCACAGGGTTAGAGAGGCTTTCAACACTATTGTGGACGTTATGACAGGGCTTCCGACAATCGTTTACGGCCTATGGGGTGTCACCTTCCTAGCCCCAACACTCAAGGACACGCTGCTGGAGTGGCTGTATACCTACCTCTCCTTCATACCCCTATTCTCATGCAAGCCATTAACTGGGACTACGATCCTGACAGCCAGCCTCTTACTCTCGCTCATGATAGTGCCCTTCATATACGCGGTGGTAAGGGAGTCCTACAGGCAGATACCCAGAACCTATAGAGAGGCTGCCCTATCCCTGGGGACGACGAAGTATGAATACACCAGGATAATGCTTGGAATGGTGAAGCCCGCCATACTCGCCGGCGTGTTGATAGGTTTCGGCAGAGCTGCTGGCGAGACCGTGGCGGTAGCCCTTGTAGTGGGCAACACTTTCAACATGCCCACCTGCCTTCTAGCCCCATCCTACACGGTTTCATCCCTGATAGCCAACCAGTTTGCAAACGCCTCCCTCTACCCCTACATGACAAATGTGCTGGTGGCGGGTGGACTCTTCCTCCTAGCCCTCGGTATAGTCACAAACATCCTCGGACTATCCTACCTGCGGAGGGTGAGGTTCCATGCTTGACTGGAGGCGCGTGAAGGAGAGGGTTTTCATAGTCACCGTCACCGCTGTAACCATACTCACCGTAGCACCGTTGTTCCACATAATAGGTATGGTAGCTCTAAAGGGCTCCAAAACCATAGTAAAGTCCGGGATAGAATTCTTTACTGCAACCCCTGGCCCCCCGGGCTCAGAGGTCCTTGGCGGAGTCGGCCCGGCCATACTAGGGAGCCTCTGGCTAGCGGTGACCACAGCAATTGTCGGAGTGCCCCTCTCCGTCCTGACGGCCATGTTCATAGTGGAGTATAAGAGCCACCCCCTCGCCAGAATAGCCATGGTCTTCTCCGGATCCCTCCTAGAAATACCCACGGTTCTTATAGGCATGCTGGTCTTCCTAGTGATAGTAGCGCCAATGGGCCACTACAGCCTCCTGGCGGGGAGTATAGCACTGGCCATAGTGATGCTCCCATACACTGTGTCGTATGTGGAGAGGGCTCTGGAGAACGTACCCCAAACCTACAGGGAGGCTGGCTACGCCCTTGGCATGACCAGGGCGCAGGTGGCGGTTAGAGTCGTAGCGGGAATAGCGAGGAGAGGCATGGTTGCGGGGGTGCTCATAGGCATTTCAAAGGTCGTCGCCGAGACGGCGCCACTCCTCTTCACAATAGGGAGCGCGAGGAGCAACTACCCCCTCACCCCCCTAGACCTCCTCAAGCCGGGAGACGCCCTCCCCCTCCTCATATTCCAGTTTGCTCAGACACCCTATGAGAACTGGCAGGAGCTCGCCTGGGGCTCCGCTTTCATCCTCACCGCCATAGTTCTCACAACCTTCATAGCAATGAGGATTCTCGTTAGGGAGGTGAGGCTTTAGTGAAGCTCATGGATGTGAGGGTTACAGGCCTGAACGTCTGGATAGGGGATAAGCACATACTAAAAGGTATCAGCTTCAAAGCACACCCGGGCACGGTAACAGCCATCATGGGGCCCTCAGGCAGCGGCAAGAGCACTCTAATAAGGGTGATAAACAGGCTTATAGACCTAATTCCAGAGGCTCGGGTAACAGGGGAAGTGTGGATCAACAACATGAACGTTCTTAAAGAGGACCCGTATGTTATAAGGAGGTATACGGGCATGGTCTTCCAGGAGCCAAATCCCTTCCCCCACATGACCATCTACGAAAACGTCGCCATAGGGCCTAGGCTACACGGGCTAGCTAAGAGCAAGAAGGAGCTGGACAAGATAGTTGAGTGGGCTCTCAAGATGGCCCACCTCTGGGACGAGGTTAAAGACAGGCTGAACGACTACCCCCACCAGCTCAGCGGGGGCCAGAGACAGAGGCTAAGCCTCGCCCGGGCCCTAGCCCTAAAGCCCAGGGTTCTACTCCTCGACGAGCCCACGGCAAACATTGACCCAGTGTCAACCGTCAAAATCGAGAAATCCATAGTTGAATATGCCTCAGAGGAGATGGCTACAGTGATCATAGTAACCCACACTCCACAGCAGGCTGCAAGGATATCCGACCAGATACTATTTATATATGAAGGCCGGGTAATCGAGTACGGTCCAACTAAGGAGATAGTGCTCAGGCCCCGGCATGAGCTGACGAAGAAGTTCCTGGGAGGTGAGGTGTAGTGAGTGTAGATCCCGCTAGAAGGGACCTGGAGGCCATATACTCCAACCTAGACAGGATGTACAATGTAGTTGCAAAGGTCGTCGCAGACACTCTCAAAAGCCTGAGTGAATGGAGGGTGAACGAGTCGCTCGACGACCACCTCTACCTCGCTGAAAACCTCTCTGCAGTTGTCGAGGAGCAGGCTACATTCTTCATAGCTAAGTACCAGCCCCTCGGCCCGGAGCTCCTAGAGGCCAAGTCGTTGATAAGAACCTCCTACGACTTATACAGGATTGCAAGATACTGCAGAGAGATTAACAGGGTAATAGCATACACTAGCAGGGGAGGCCGGGTTCTAAAGCCGTCCCAGCAGGTGGAGAGGGCTGCAGAGATAGTTGCCTCCATGGTGGGCGATGCCTACAAAGCCTTTAGAACTAGGGATAGCAGCCTACGGATGAAGGTGGAGGAGACCGACAACATGATGGATAATATATACGATAGCATGTTAGAGAAGATCGGCAAGGTCGAGTCCCTGAGCCAGACCGAGGCTGTGGACCTCCTCGTAATAAGGCACCTTGAGAGGATTGCAGACCACGCAGTCTACATAGCCAGGCAGGCAGAACTAAGGTGAGGAGAGCATAACCCGCGGCAACCCTCTACACCAGGCGTGGTGCCTGGATACCCCGCGGTGAGCCAGAGAGCTATATCGCTTCTGACACTTAGTGCATTAAAGTCGGCAAATAATGAGATGGGGCGTTTCAACATAGCACCTTGATAAACCCTCCTCACTGGCTGACTACAGCTTTCTCACCCTCATAGGCTGCGTGACATCCCTTAAGTATAGCGTTGACTGTAACAACTGGCAGAGACTCTTCGCCCACCGGTGTTATCAGCGTGAGCTCTTCTCCCGGCCTATACACGCCGTCCACCACCACAGTGTCCTCGAAGACTGGGCTGCCTCCGTACCTAGAGGTGAACGACTCGAGCTTGTAAAGAGCTGCAGCCCTGAACCCGTCTTCTC comes from the Aeropyrum camini SY1 = JCM 12091 genome and includes:
- a CDS encoding anthranilate synthase component I family protein encodes the protein MPSPLLHWDGCVKESIHSIPSPRGLAAAAILSGEEYVALLESGGGLQNRSRFTFLALGARDAFRQEGIPGVYRNLGRFLEDRRCDTIPCRDMAVFTLSYDSVGDKEDWLAPRLGGHHWPIALAFEPEKLMIYDHAAERVISCPRSPTLSPARGQGGFRVEGKIYSTTREVFEDRVTKAIGEIERGEAFQIVLSRVERLYYKGSLFTAYLRLAGVNPSPYMYYMKAEDLEIFGTSPELLIKLDKGRLETHPIAGTRPRARGSSDVCLEEELLGDEKEVAEHIMLVDLARNDLASIAEPGTVEVTSFMDIEKYSHVMHIVSRVEAKARAGLAFYEAVSHTLPAGTVSGAPKPRAMEIISRLEPEPRGPYAGAVGIGGSNAGEAAIIIRSGWTVGEGVLEIRAGAGIVYDSKPSREFMETEYKLAALRRILKNGSNQG
- a CDS encoding anthranilate synthase component II, yielding MLALVLDNYDSFVYNIVDYLARLGIKSIVVRNDEIKPRAVERIRPDMIIISPGPGNPLNRRDIGVSGEVVRIYGPKTPVLGVCLGHQVIGLVFGAKIRRARTIRHGKLSPVEHYSGNLYRGIPRVFRAMRYHSLVIDEVPSEALEVNAGSLDDRKIMGVRHVEHPIHGVQFHPESIGTGYGLDILRNFVDNPY
- the pstS gene encoding phosphate ABC transporter substrate-binding protein PstS, giving the protein MDKRIVIPAVLIIIIIAITGFGFASGLFSSQGGESGGPAGGSKVVLQGEGSTFIYPQIQAWSEEIRKTYPWMTINYNPTGSGAGQSAFIKGVVDFAGSDTPLPLEVWASLEGNVIQMPVIIGMLAIVYNIPGLEDLKLNAEVIALIYKGEIEFWDDPRIASLNPGASLPHEKIVAVHRSDSSGTTHVFTIFLHKAAPNVWTADLVGKAINWPVDGTGRGVGGKGNQGVMEVVKNTPYSIGYVEYAYVAKAGGGVQVAMIENREGVFLKPTPEGAQAAASGAASTLPGSPDADWSEGFDSIIYAPGENSYPITSWSFLLFYKQYDDKEKAEAIKKLIEWINTEGQEKVVEGYIPIPNEIRQINMKAVDMIYYRG
- the pstC gene encoding phosphate ABC transporter permease subunit PstC; this translates as MASILSRDRPFFTLLFIASSISASILVILFIVLAYYSIPAFQQYGFGVYIRSAWKSLETGPGDYGLLVPIAGTLVSASLAVAIGLPASLSAVIFAEEIIPPSMHRVREAFNTIVDVMTGLPTIVYGLWGVTFLAPTLKDTLLEWLYTYLSFIPLFSCKPLTGTTILTASLLLSLMIVPFIYAVVRESYRQIPRTYREAALSLGTTKYEYTRIMLGMVKPAILAGVLIGFGRAAGETVAVALVVGNTFNMPTCLLAPSYTVSSLIANQFANASLYPYMTNVLVAGGLFLLALGIVTNILGLSYLRRVRFHA
- the pstA gene encoding phosphate ABC transporter permease PstA, producing the protein MLDWRRVKERVFIVTVTAVTILTVAPLFHIIGMVALKGSKTIVKSGIEFFTATPGPPGSEVLGGVGPAILGSLWLAVTTAIVGVPLSVLTAMFIVEYKSHPLARIAMVFSGSLLEIPTVLIGMLVFLVIVAPMGHYSLLAGSIALAIVMLPYTVSYVERALENVPQTYREAGYALGMTRAQVAVRVVAGIARRGMVAGVLIGISKVVAETAPLLFTIGSARSNYPLTPLDLLKPGDALPLLIFQFAQTPYENWQELAWGSAFILTAIVLTTFIAMRILVREVRL
- a CDS encoding phosphate ABC transporter ATP-binding protein, whose amino-acid sequence is MKLMDVRVTGLNVWIGDKHILKGISFKAHPGTVTAIMGPSGSGKSTLIRVINRLIDLIPEARVTGEVWINNMNVLKEDPYVIRRYTGMVFQEPNPFPHMTIYENVAIGPRLHGLAKSKKELDKIVEWALKMAHLWDEVKDRLNDYPHQLSGGQRQRLSLARALALKPRVLLLDEPTANIDPVSTVKIEKSIVEYASEEMATVIIVTHTPQQAARISDQILFIYEGRVIEYGPTKEIVLRPRHELTKKFLGGEV
- a CDS encoding phosphate signaling complex PhoU family protein; amino-acid sequence: MSVDPARRDLEAIYSNLDRMYNVVAKVVADTLKSLSEWRVNESLDDHLYLAENLSAVVEEQATFFIAKYQPLGPELLEAKSLIRTSYDLYRIARYCREINRVIAYTSRGGRVLKPSQQVERAAEIVASMVGDAYKAFRTRDSSLRMKVEETDNMMDNIYDSMLEKIGKVESLSQTEAVDLLVIRHLERIADHAVYIARQAELR